Proteins encoded by one window of bacterium HR17:
- the rcp1 gene encoding Response regulator rcp1 — MEWHDGLVLLVEDDPNDVLLIQRAWRKANIAAPLQVVADGEAATHYLSGGGEFADRQRYPLPMLVLLDLKLPRKSGFEVLAWLRQQPILRRLPVVILTSSSEPEDINRAYELGANSYLVKPVQFETLQEMMQTVHLYWLVLNEKPQLEDASSEA, encoded by the coding sequence ATGGAGTGGCACGACGGGTTAGTGTTGCTGGTGGAAGATGATCCGAACGATGTTTTGCTTATTCAACGGGCATGGCGCAAAGCCAATATCGCTGCGCCCTTGCAAGTCGTCGCAGACGGTGAGGCTGCTACCCACTACTTGAGCGGCGGGGGCGAGTTCGCGGACCGTCAGCGTTACCCGCTGCCGATGTTGGTGCTGCTGGATTTGAAATTGCCGCGCAAGTCGGGCTTTGAAGTGTTGGCGTGGCTGCGGCAGCAACCGATCCTGCGGCGCTTGCCGGTCGTCATCCTTACTTCCTCCTCCGAACCCGAAGACATCAACCGTGCCTACGAATTAGGCGCCAACTCTTACCTTGTCAAGCCGGTGCAGTTTGAGACCTTGCAGGAGATGATGCAAACCGTGCACCTTTATTGGCTCGTGTTAAACGAAAAACCGCAGTTGGAGGATGCCTCGTCGGAAGCATGA